From a single Couchioplanes caeruleus genomic region:
- a CDS encoding SCO2522 family protein, with product MTSVEGVFTEATAVPKVRSVKLSHLSIELGHLYMDDFKAGRERLLDNFRSVRPWASTATEACSTSVRGRPRISTCFLIDDYFTRFSSPAEVIPALLSAAEETGLQIDYIARESACAQADGVDLATLVQQRLVEEPPVGSNGSRPPSEVSGWLCNGERSPSDRPAEAMAAPAQWRPPRQSAFRNHSIFIDVELWRDEGGRRLWSCPFLAAVWQLQRLGLLRHHGEPVGEPRPITVAELPAEWDALPPVVQLNPGAAAFHAYRTFSALGSRFLGIEVAVRTILSQVSVDSAVAAQVASRAAGEGFPLPDEVVERIGYAFL from the coding sequence GTGACATCGGTGGAGGGCGTGTTCACCGAGGCGACCGCCGTCCCGAAGGTGCGCTCGGTCAAGCTGTCGCACCTGTCGATCGAGCTCGGCCACCTCTACATGGACGACTTCAAGGCCGGCCGGGAGCGGCTGCTGGACAACTTCCGCAGCGTGCGGCCCTGGGCGTCGACCGCCACGGAGGCGTGCAGCACCTCGGTGCGCGGCCGCCCCCGGATCAGCACCTGCTTCCTCATCGACGACTACTTCACCCGGTTCAGTTCGCCCGCGGAGGTCATCCCGGCCCTGCTGAGCGCCGCCGAGGAGACCGGCCTGCAGATCGACTACATCGCTCGCGAGTCCGCCTGCGCCCAGGCCGACGGCGTCGACCTGGCGACGCTGGTGCAGCAGCGGCTGGTCGAGGAGCCGCCGGTGGGCAGCAACGGCAGCCGGCCGCCGAGCGAGGTGAGCGGGTGGCTGTGCAACGGGGAGCGCTCGCCGTCGGACCGGCCCGCCGAGGCGATGGCCGCGCCGGCGCAGTGGCGGCCGCCGCGGCAGAGCGCGTTCCGCAACCACTCGATCTTCATCGACGTGGAGCTGTGGCGCGACGAGGGCGGCCGGCGGCTGTGGTCGTGCCCCTTCCTCGCGGCCGTCTGGCAGCTGCAGCGGCTGGGGTTGCTGCGCCACCACGGGGAGCCGGTGGGCGAGCCGCGCCCGATCACGGTCGCGGAGCTGCCGGCGGAGTGGGACGCGCTGCCCCCGGTGGTGCAGCTCAATCCCGGCGCGGCGGCGTTCCACGCGTACCGCACGTTCTCCGCGCTGGGGTCGCGGTTCCTCGGCATCGAGGTGGCCGTCCGGACCATCCTCAGTCAGGTGTCGGTCGACTCCGCGGTGGCCGCGCAGGTCGCCAGCCGCGCCGCCGGGGAGGGTTTCCCGCTTCCCGACGAGGTGGTCGAGCGGATCGGCTACGCCTTCCTCTGA
- a CDS encoding ABC transporter permease yields the protein MSEASVIHDIGYQRYTGPRLGRGAVFGAIYVHGLRAAFGLGRSAKAKIFPWLVVGIVTLVAVILAAVRSQTGIVPLTYIGFADTMSWLIIFFAAIVAPELVSRDMRAGVLPLYFSRPLRAADYVGAKVAAMVTAIWALLAVPQFIMFLGAALTTKKGMSDVWNELGDLLPGWGYSLLWALLFTGIGLLIASLTGKRAFAAGGIVAVFLMTTPVVGVLSILPSSDAQQLAGLASPMTLLSGIGQWLVPTANTGMNVGNFGPVYAIEAVTLIAACLLLLLARYRRVAAL from the coding sequence ATGTCTGAGGCGAGCGTCATCCATGACATCGGTTATCAGCGCTACACCGGGCCCCGGCTGGGCCGCGGCGCCGTGTTCGGCGCGATCTACGTGCACGGGCTGCGGGCCGCGTTCGGCCTCGGCCGCTCCGCGAAGGCGAAGATCTTCCCCTGGCTGGTCGTCGGGATCGTCACGCTGGTCGCGGTGATCCTCGCGGCGGTACGGTCGCAGACGGGCATCGTGCCGCTCACCTACATCGGGTTCGCCGACACGATGAGCTGGCTGATCATCTTCTTCGCCGCCATCGTGGCGCCGGAGCTGGTCTCCCGCGACATGCGTGCCGGTGTGCTGCCGCTGTATTTCAGCCGCCCGTTGCGCGCGGCGGACTACGTGGGCGCCAAGGTGGCGGCCATGGTGACCGCGATCTGGGCGCTGCTGGCCGTACCGCAGTTCATCATGTTCCTGGGCGCCGCCCTCACCACCAAGAAGGGCATGTCCGACGTCTGGAACGAGCTGGGCGACCTGCTGCCCGGGTGGGGTTACAGCCTGCTGTGGGCGCTGCTGTTCACCGGCATCGGCCTGCTCATCGCCTCGCTGACCGGCAAGCGGGCGTTCGCCGCCGGCGGCATCGTCGCGGTGTTCCTGATGACCACGCCGGTGGTGGGCGTGCTGTCGATCCTGCCGTCCTCGGACGCCCAGCAGCTGGCCGGGCTCGCCAGCCCGATGACGTTGCTCAGCGGGATCGGTCAGTGGCTGGTCCCGACGGCGAACACCGGCATGAACGTGGGCAACTTCGGCCCCGTGTACGCGATCGAGGCGGTCACGCTGATCGCGGCGTGCCTGCTGCTCCTACTCGCCCGCTACCGGAGGGTGGCCGCGCTGTGA
- a CDS encoding FAD-dependent oxidoreductase: MARVRPDALIIGAGVSGLTTAVRLAERGLTVRIVAKEPPSRTTSASGGAIWDPIYATHEDVPRWSAETYEELSALAGVPGTGVRMVSGVEASREVIPAPAWARQLPGFRECRPDELREPFRSGWRYTAPIVDMPVYLGHLLRRLTSMGVTSAEGAVSTLDEVAGRADVIVNCTGIGARDLVGDRALTPVKGQLVAMTNPGITEFFAEHTAELTEEPDITYILPQGPDVVLLGGSAQDGVDSLALDDKVADGIVERCVAVEPALAGAEVLGHRIGLRPNRVPVRVELEHRAGTTVVHNYGHGGAGVSLSWGCASDVARLVAGR, from the coding sequence ATGGCGAGAGTCCGGCCCGACGCACTGATCATCGGCGCCGGCGTCTCCGGGCTGACGACGGCCGTCCGCCTCGCCGAGCGCGGACTGACCGTCCGGATCGTCGCGAAGGAGCCGCCTTCCCGCACGACGTCCGCCAGTGGAGGCGCGATCTGGGACCCGATCTACGCGACGCACGAGGACGTGCCGCGATGGAGCGCGGAGACGTACGAGGAGCTCTCCGCGCTGGCCGGGGTGCCGGGGACGGGCGTACGGATGGTCAGCGGCGTCGAGGCCTCCCGCGAGGTGATCCCCGCGCCGGCCTGGGCGCGTCAGCTCCCCGGGTTCCGCGAGTGCCGGCCGGACGAGCTGCGCGAGCCGTTCCGGAGCGGGTGGCGCTACACGGCTCCGATCGTGGACATGCCGGTCTACCTCGGCCATCTGCTCCGCCGCCTGACCTCGATGGGCGTCACGTCGGCCGAGGGCGCGGTGTCGACCCTCGACGAGGTCGCCGGCCGGGCGGACGTGATCGTCAACTGCACCGGCATCGGCGCCCGGGACCTCGTCGGCGACCGGGCGCTGACCCCCGTGAAGGGCCAGCTGGTGGCGATGACCAATCCTGGGATCACGGAGTTCTTCGCCGAGCACACGGCCGAGCTCACCGAGGAGCCGGACATCACGTACATCCTGCCGCAGGGCCCGGACGTCGTGCTGCTCGGCGGCAGCGCCCAGGACGGCGTCGACTCGCTCGCCCTGGACGACAAGGTCGCGGACGGCATCGTCGAGCGCTGCGTGGCGGTGGAGCCGGCGCTGGCCGGCGCGGAGGTGCTGGGGCACCGGATCGGTCTGCGGCCCAACCGCGTACCCGTCCGGGTCGAGCTGGAGCACCGCGCCGGCACCACCGTGGTCCACAACTACGGCCACGGCGGCGCCGGCGTCAGCCTGTCCTGGGGTTGCGCGAGCGACGTCGCGAGGCTCGTCGCCGGGCGGTGA
- a CDS encoding ABC transporter permease: protein MSTVAWITARGLFGRRRALLLLPLPLLLVGLAALCRAYDLRPSDWGSPVIVGLGLAVVLPVVSLIVGTGVLGSEIDDGTIVHILTKPLPRRDIILAKLGVAVVVSALTSAVPLFVAGLLADSARLGAALAVAAAVGALAYSALFVLLSLLTRRPVLLGLVYILVWEGLLGQFVSGTRVLSIQQYVITVADKISPTGLLESKVSLPVSVVMATIFVLGSALAAVDRLRSFSMAGETS from the coding sequence ATGTCGACAGTCGCCTGGATCACGGCGCGTGGCCTGTTCGGCCGCCGGCGGGCCCTGCTCCTGCTGCCCCTGCCGCTCCTGCTCGTCGGGCTGGCCGCACTCTGCCGCGCGTACGACCTCCGCCCGTCGGACTGGGGCAGCCCGGTGATCGTCGGCCTCGGCCTGGCCGTGGTGCTGCCGGTGGTGTCGCTGATCGTCGGCACGGGCGTGCTCGGCTCGGAGATCGACGACGGCACGATCGTGCACATCCTGACCAAGCCGCTCCCCCGCCGCGACATCATCCTGGCGAAGCTGGGCGTGGCGGTCGTGGTCAGCGCCCTCACCTCGGCGGTGCCGCTGTTCGTCGCCGGCCTGCTCGCGGACTCCGCCCGCCTGGGCGCGGCCCTCGCGGTGGCGGCGGCGGTGGGCGCGCTCGCCTACTCGGCGCTGTTCGTGCTGCTCAGCCTGCTGACCCGGCGGCCGGTGCTGCTGGGCCTGGTCTACATCCTGGTCTGGGAGGGGCTGCTCGGCCAGTTCGTCAGCGGCACCCGGGTGCTCTCCATCCAGCAGTACGTGATCACGGTCGCGGACAAGATCTCCCCGACCGGGCTGCTGGAGTCGAAGGTCTCGCTGCCGGTCTCGGTGGTGATGGCGACGATCTTCGTGCTCGGTTCCGCGCTGGCGGCGGTGGACCGGCTGCGGTCGTTCTCCATGGCCGGCGAGACGAGCTGA
- a CDS encoding ABC transporter ATP-binding protein, whose product MTTVDLQNVSRWYGNVVAVNDISMSLAPGVTGLLGPNGAGKTTVLHMMAGFLAPSRGEVTIDGTPTWRNPAVYRRLGLVAEREAVHGFLTAREFVMASAKMQKLPDPKAATDWALEMVEMAPAADRRIETYSKGMRQRTRVAAALVHNPQVLLLDEPFNGMDPRQRMHMMALLHDLGDRGHTILFSSHILEEVEQVSGTVQVIVAGRLAASGDYRRIRRLMTNRPHVFAVQSSDDRRLAVALIAEKSVSGVEIDGSGMTVRASDYGSFTRALPRIALDSGIRLRKLIPSDESLESVFSYLLEA is encoded by the coding sequence GTGACCACAGTGGACCTACAGAACGTGTCGCGCTGGTACGGCAACGTGGTGGCCGTCAACGACATCAGCATGAGCCTGGCCCCGGGCGTGACGGGCCTGCTCGGCCCCAACGGCGCGGGCAAGACGACGGTGCTGCACATGATGGCGGGCTTCCTGGCGCCGTCGCGGGGCGAGGTCACCATCGACGGCACCCCGACGTGGCGCAACCCGGCCGTCTACCGCCGGCTCGGCCTGGTCGCCGAGCGCGAGGCCGTACACGGCTTCCTGACCGCCCGCGAGTTCGTCATGGCCTCGGCCAAGATGCAGAAGCTGCCGGACCCGAAGGCGGCCACCGACTGGGCGCTGGAGATGGTCGAGATGGCCCCGGCCGCCGACCGCCGCATCGAGACGTACTCCAAGGGCATGCGGCAGCGCACCCGGGTCGCGGCGGCCCTGGTGCACAACCCGCAGGTGCTGCTGCTGGACGAGCCGTTCAACGGCATGGACCCGCGTCAGCGCATGCACATGATGGCGCTGCTGCACGACCTGGGCGACCGCGGCCACACGATCCTGTTCAGCTCGCACATCCTCGAGGAGGTCGAGCAGGTCTCCGGCACGGTCCAGGTGATCGTGGCGGGCCGCCTGGCCGCGTCCGGCGACTACCGCCGGATCCGCCGGCTGATGACCAACCGCCCGCACGTCTTCGCCGTGCAGTCGTCCGACGACCGCCGGCTGGCGGTGGCGCTGATCGCGGAGAAGTCGGTGAGCGGCGTGGAGATCGACGGCAGCGGCATGACGGTACGGGCGTCCGACTACGGCAGCTTCACCCGCGCCCTGCCCCGGATCGCCCTGGACTCGGGCATCCGCCTGCGCAAGCTGATCCCGTCCGACGAATCCCTGGAGAGCGTCTTCTCCTACCTGCTGGAGGCCTGA
- a CDS encoding SCO2525 family SAM-dependent methyltransferase — protein MTQSAEKAYSAYGEANVQDVANADCDWDSFDSVSYFEHNYSKARQADVTIARIIANHFSGCFFPRHSRAIDVGAGANLYPALAMLPFADEVHLSERAESNRSWLRTQIEKPAASWTEFWHVLSNGHGRYEPVADFRQALRRRARVEAGNVFQLPTGVYNLGTMFFVAESITTMNKEFRRAVNSFVGSLKVGGPFAAAFMKDSSGYRVGIRDYPACPVDESDVRRSFAEIAHDVKLDTIEDTEVRSGYAGMIVVTGRAGKKK, from the coding sequence GTGACTCAGTCTGCCGAAAAAGCATATTCCGCGTACGGCGAGGCGAATGTGCAAGACGTTGCCAATGCCGACTGTGACTGGGACAGTTTCGACTCCGTCTCCTACTTCGAGCACAACTACTCGAAGGCCCGCCAGGCGGACGTCACGATTGCGCGTATCATCGCTAACCACTTCAGCGGCTGCTTCTTTCCGCGGCACAGCCGAGCCATCGACGTCGGCGCCGGCGCCAATCTCTACCCGGCGCTCGCCATGCTCCCTTTCGCCGATGAAGTGCACTTGAGTGAGCGCGCCGAGAGCAACCGCTCGTGGCTCCGAACGCAGATCGAGAAGCCGGCTGCGTCGTGGACGGAGTTCTGGCACGTGCTCAGCAACGGCCACGGGCGCTATGAGCCCGTCGCCGACTTCCGGCAGGCGCTCCGGCGGCGGGCCCGCGTCGAGGCGGGCAACGTATTCCAGTTGCCGACCGGCGTCTACAACCTCGGCACGATGTTCTTCGTCGCCGAGTCGATCACCACGATGAACAAGGAATTCCGCCGAGCGGTCAACTCTTTCGTGGGCTCCCTGAAAGTGGGAGGGCCGTTCGCCGCCGCGTTCATGAAGGACTCGTCGGGCTACCGGGTGGGCATACGCGATTATCCGGCGTGCCCGGTCGATGAGTCGGATGTCAGACGGAGTTTCGCCGAGATCGCCCACGATGTGAAGCTGGACACCATCGAGGACACTGAGGTGCGCTCCGGTTACGCGGGGATGATTGTCGTCACCGGGCGGGCCGGAAAGAAGAAGTAG
- a CDS encoding SCO2524 family protein, producing the protein MQLQPRQQLLEIWRATARSSYTEPDWRWGGRSEANSISDAEQLLCLLGPTTEVPVLRLDRPDGTADDVIAALQRLGDSVEIPKLLVRVLTDYLRNYSAPDGTPVFHGRSYFTAPEDLALDDDHLELDVVDSFAVSVTLTVAVIGFVRVFRTVLTRERLRAEADELERLASRRLTAAMVGLLRSFAVDVFSADSDRGVELCRLVNQEDLPTRQIVEELYETLREINARLRDDVLIGSGAQGSELDNPNRLFECGWSWGIVKNAPVIDLAEGVDVGVQHEGVAQAAPYMYFTVVAVDAIQTLFSERTRLLGLLDETQLRLAQSLQLRWELTLSYWSTIATFGSGRWPLEDLPWRTTDGVDSDYLSLLVSGMVIQDLVTKRASDAELSRVGAVLEDLAGRARITRRPFVGDPALELHHPGFRIGLELQDQPGKGYLGWTAADFSPQLLRRSLNLARLIADNAGRSRLLDLSDEIWAHLFSRRIPEGEARGLWDRPSLAYPQLDDDPDPAPSWYFTKRVVDCLVAAARLIDSPPQRSDQLTRLAADLIVEADHLFDQEMLNGSSDSGRPLQAEREQIQVLLQRARSVRRTQPGTAVSIAQAVLRRLDKLSAARRPAKGIN; encoded by the coding sequence ATGCAGCTTCAACCGCGTCAACAGTTGCTGGAGATCTGGCGGGCCACAGCACGCTCCTCTTACACCGAACCGGACTGGCGCTGGGGCGGGCGCAGCGAGGCGAATTCGATCAGCGACGCAGAGCAGCTGCTCTGCCTGCTCGGTCCGACCACCGAGGTGCCGGTCCTCCGACTGGACCGTCCCGACGGGACGGCCGACGACGTCATCGCGGCGCTGCAGCGTCTGGGCGACAGCGTCGAGATCCCCAAGCTTCTCGTCCGGGTGCTCACCGACTACTTGCGCAACTACTCCGCCCCTGACGGCACCCCGGTTTTCCACGGCCGGTCGTACTTCACCGCACCGGAGGACCTGGCCCTCGACGACGACCACCTCGAGCTCGACGTGGTCGACTCGTTCGCCGTCTCGGTCACGCTCACCGTCGCGGTCATCGGCTTCGTCCGGGTCTTCCGCACCGTGCTGACCCGGGAGCGACTGCGCGCCGAGGCAGACGAGCTGGAGCGGCTGGCCAGCCGCAGGCTCACCGCCGCGATGGTGGGACTGCTGCGCAGCTTCGCCGTCGACGTCTTCAGCGCCGATTCCGACCGCGGCGTCGAGCTGTGCCGCCTGGTCAACCAGGAGGATCTGCCCACTCGGCAGATCGTGGAAGAGCTGTACGAGACGTTGCGTGAGATCAACGCCCGGCTCCGTGACGACGTCCTGATCGGGTCGGGTGCCCAAGGGTCCGAACTGGACAACCCCAACCGGCTCTTCGAGTGCGGCTGGTCCTGGGGCATCGTCAAGAACGCGCCGGTGATCGACCTCGCCGAGGGCGTCGACGTGGGCGTCCAGCACGAGGGGGTGGCGCAGGCCGCCCCGTACATGTATTTCACCGTCGTCGCCGTGGACGCTATTCAGACGCTGTTCTCCGAGCGGACCCGGCTCCTCGGTCTGCTCGACGAGACGCAGCTCAGGCTCGCCCAGTCGCTTCAGCTGCGCTGGGAGCTCACCCTGTCGTACTGGTCGACGATCGCCACGTTCGGCAGCGGGCGCTGGCCGCTGGAGGACCTTCCGTGGCGGACGACCGACGGCGTCGACTCCGACTACCTGTCCCTGCTCGTCAGCGGCATGGTGATCCAGGACCTGGTGACCAAGCGGGCGTCGGACGCGGAGCTCAGCAGGGTCGGCGCGGTGCTCGAGGACCTGGCCGGCCGGGCCCGGATCACCCGGCGGCCGTTCGTCGGCGACCCGGCCCTCGAGCTGCACCATCCGGGCTTCCGGATCGGCCTGGAGCTGCAGGACCAGCCCGGCAAGGGATACCTGGGCTGGACCGCCGCCGACTTCTCCCCCCAGCTGCTGCGGCGGTCGCTCAACCTCGCGCGGCTCATCGCGGACAACGCCGGACGCAGCCGGCTGCTGGATCTCTCCGACGAGATCTGGGCGCACCTGTTCTCCCGGCGCATCCCGGAGGGTGAGGCGCGAGGGCTGTGGGACCGGCCGTCGCTGGCGTACCCGCAGCTGGACGACGATCCCGATCCGGCACCGTCGTGGTACTTCACCAAGCGGGTCGTGGACTGCCTGGTGGCCGCCGCCCGTCTCATCGACAGCCCGCCGCAGCGCAGCGACCAGCTGACCCGGCTCGCCGCCGACCTCATCGTCGAGGCCGACCACCTCTTCGACCAGGAGATGCTGAACGGCTCGTCGGACAGCGGGCGGCCGCTGCAGGCCGAGCGGGAGCAGATCCAGGTGCTACTGCAGCGGGCGCGGAGCGTACGACGGACGCAGCCCGGTACGGCCGTCTCGATCGCCCAGGCGGTGCTGCGCCGGCTGGACAAGCTCTCCGCCGCCCGCCGGCCCGCCAAGGGGATCAACTGA
- a CDS encoding SCO2523 family variant P-loop protein produces the protein MLVFATSDKGGTGRSVTSSNVLYRFALQGQDACYLDFDFGSPTSGAIFDLPGALAGVPGGGLHSYLRGSSPHALALDVWTESERGSLRGRPAGAGRLVLYPGDVGGGEFPSGPEIVERCTTLFQRLDEEFDLCVVDLSAGRSYATEIVLAATASPRLAHVARRWLVFHRWTRQHIIAASGLVHGDRGILAAGESHGHDPRELRDSIRFVRTAVLDLRSSEMEGLRPEQATWLELCDRRLQELAGRHQVGRTSMLGQIPLDPVLQWQEQLLSNNDVWLHRTANEATVTAFETLAKQIMNDAAWEGL, from the coding sequence ATGCTCGTCTTCGCCACCTCCGACAAGGGCGGTACGGGCCGGTCGGTCACCAGCAGCAACGTGCTGTACCGGTTCGCCCTGCAGGGGCAGGACGCCTGCTACCTGGACTTCGACTTCGGCTCCCCCACCTCCGGCGCGATCTTCGACCTGCCCGGGGCGCTGGCCGGGGTGCCGGGCGGCGGGCTGCACTCGTACCTGCGCGGATCGTCGCCGCACGCGCTGGCGCTGGACGTGTGGACGGAGTCCGAGCGGGGCTCGCTGCGCGGCCGGCCGGCGGGTGCGGGCCGGCTCGTGCTGTACCCGGGTGACGTCGGCGGCGGGGAGTTCCCGTCCGGCCCGGAGATCGTCGAGCGCTGCACCACGCTGTTCCAGCGGCTGGACGAGGAGTTCGACCTCTGCGTCGTCGACCTGAGCGCCGGCCGGTCGTACGCGACGGAGATCGTGCTCGCGGCGACGGCCTCGCCGCGGCTGGCCCACGTCGCCCGGCGCTGGCTGGTCTTCCACCGCTGGACCCGGCAGCACATCATCGCGGCGAGCGGGCTGGTCCACGGCGACCGCGGCATCCTGGCGGCGGGTGAGTCGCACGGCCACGACCCGCGGGAGCTGCGCGACTCCATCCGCTTCGTCCGCACCGCCGTGCTGGACCTCAGGTCGTCCGAGATGGAGGGTCTGCGGCCGGAGCAGGCGACCTGGCTGGAGCTCTGCGACCGGCGGCTGCAAGAGCTGGCCGGCCGGCACCAAGTCGGCCGGACGTCGATGCTGGGCCAGATCCCGCTGGACCCGGTGCTGCAGTGGCAGGAGCAGCTGCTGTCCAACAACGACGTCTGGCTGCACCGTACGGCCAACGAGGCCACCGTGACGGCGTTCGAGACCCTCGCCAAGCAGATCATGAACGACGCGGCGTGGGAGGGCCTGTGA
- a CDS encoding ABC transporter ATP-binding protein — MSLIVTQGLTKTYGGRVTALHDLTVSVEPGIIGLVGANGAGKSTFIKILLGLIPPSGGSVRVFDVDPTVDPDRVRAKVGYMPEHDALPPDVSAAEFVTHLGRISGLPRTAARERASEALRHVGLYEERYRQIGGYSTGMKQRVKLAQALVHDPDLLLLDEPTNGLDPAGRDAMLALIHRIGTEFGISVVVCSHLLGEVERICDSLVAIEGGRLLRADRISAMTEASDVLAVEVSEGMEELAEALTRLGLPAQSDGRLLLVPLDREDTYDRILRAVADLDLPLHRLDQRRHRVAELFAPRETADV, encoded by the coding sequence GTGAGCCTCATCGTTACCCAAGGGTTGACCAAGACGTACGGCGGGCGGGTGACCGCCCTGCACGACCTGACCGTCTCCGTCGAGCCCGGGATCATCGGACTGGTCGGCGCCAACGGCGCCGGCAAGTCGACCTTCATCAAGATCCTCCTGGGCCTGATCCCGCCGTCGGGCGGCAGCGTCAGGGTCTTCGACGTCGACCCCACGGTCGACCCGGACCGGGTACGCGCGAAGGTCGGCTACATGCCCGAGCACGACGCGCTGCCGCCGGACGTGTCCGCGGCCGAGTTCGTGACGCACCTCGGGCGGATCAGCGGCCTGCCGCGTACGGCCGCACGGGAGCGCGCCTCCGAGGCGCTGCGCCACGTCGGCCTGTACGAGGAGCGCTACCGGCAGATCGGCGGCTACTCGACGGGCATGAAGCAGCGGGTGAAGCTGGCGCAGGCGCTGGTGCACGACCCCGACCTGCTGCTGCTGGACGAGCCGACGAACGGGCTGGACCCGGCCGGCCGCGATGCGATGCTGGCGCTGATCCACCGCATCGGCACCGAGTTCGGCATCTCCGTCGTGGTCTGCTCGCACCTGCTCGGCGAGGTCGAGCGGATCTGCGACTCGCTGGTCGCGATCGAGGGCGGCCGGCTGCTGCGGGCGGACCGGATCTCGGCGATGACCGAGGCCAGCGACGTGCTCGCGGTCGAGGTCTCGGAGGGCATGGAGGAGCTGGCCGAGGCGCTGACCCGGCTGGGCCTGCCCGCGCAGTCGGACGGGCGGCTGCTGCTCGTACCGCTGGACCGCGAGGACACGTACGACCGGATCCTGCGGGCCGTGGCCGACCTCGACCTCCCGCTGCACCGCCTCGACCAGCGCCGCCACCGGGTGGCCGAACTCTTCGCACCGAGGGAGACCGCCGATGTCTGA
- a CDS encoding SCO2521 family protein, producing MVILGEVHTGLLQSHSALETHQAARLLGLLPGHPAAVFERPMPFVQSPPVLTGVDCDLPATSGRPARVIGAVTGLATLTGGHVVQGSVHAEVVATERTHRLPWSHYLARPGRLDAVGRTPGPETVTAFLDGGDRGTLDLGAIAARIVDRLHQSDSLLRGSSLKAVRTRLRWAATLGQASDPARVEFRVEQGGLRTVLLRAVRLPAADLAAMCADIAVHDWLLTVLTDQVRKSALGVIDRRTAVRRLVPAIDHLLHLWMPAARLTGEALSVWQALEIRFSFSRQWEILVHRIRDQLSVDSVMALTAQNAGVR from the coding sequence ATGGTGATCCTGGGCGAGGTGCACACCGGACTGCTGCAGAGCCATAGCGCTCTTGAGACCCACCAAGCCGCCCGCTTGCTCGGACTCCTGCCAGGCCACCCCGCGGCGGTCTTCGAGCGCCCGATGCCGTTCGTGCAGTCGCCACCGGTGCTGACCGGTGTGGACTGCGACCTGCCGGCCACCTCTGGGCGTCCAGCCCGCGTCATCGGTGCCGTGACGGGTCTGGCCACCCTCACCGGGGGCCACGTGGTGCAGGGATCGGTGCACGCGGAGGTCGTCGCGACGGAGCGCACGCATCGGCTGCCGTGGTCACATTATCTGGCCCGGCCGGGCAGGCTGGATGCTGTCGGGCGTACGCCTGGCCCGGAAACCGTCACGGCGTTCCTCGACGGAGGCGACAGGGGCACTCTCGATCTCGGCGCGATCGCCGCGCGGATCGTCGACCGCCTCCACCAGTCGGATTCGCTCCTACGCGGCTCGTCGCTCAAGGCGGTCCGGACACGGCTGCGCTGGGCAGCGACGCTGGGGCAAGCGTCCGACCCCGCCCGGGTGGAGTTCCGAGTCGAACAGGGAGGCTTGCGTACCGTTCTTCTCCGTGCGGTGCGCCTTCCTGCCGCCGACCTGGCCGCAATGTGCGCCGACATCGCCGTACACGACTGGCTGCTCACTGTCCTCACCGACCAGGTTCGCAAGAGCGCTCTCGGCGTCATCGATCGCCGGACCGCCGTCCGAAGGTTGGTGCCGGCGATAGATCACCTCCTGCACCTGTGGATGCCGGCCGCCCGGCTCACCGGTGAGGCGCTGAGCGTCTGGCAGGCCCTGGAGATCCGGTTCAGCTTCAGTCGTCAGTGGGAGATCCTGGTTCATCGCATCCGTGACCAACTTTCGGTCGATTCCGTCATGGCCCTGACCGCACAGAACGCGGGCGTCCGATGA